ACGCGCACAGAGAAGCTGATCGAGCAACTCAACCTGGGGCATGTTCGCAAGACGCGTGGCTATGCGCTGAGCGGCGGCGAGCGCCGGCGAGTAGAGATCGCTCGTTGCCTGGCCATCGAGCCGGCATTTATCCTGTTGGATGAGCCGTTTTCTGGAATTGACCCGATCGCCGTGCTCGACTTGCAGGAGATCATCTTCGGTTTGAAGCGGAGCGGCATTGGAGTTTTGATTACGGACCACAATGTGCGCGAGACGATGTCGGTGACTGATCGGGCGTACATTATTAACGAGGGAAAGATATTCCGCGCTGGCACGCCGGGCGACCTGGGGCGGGACCAGGAGGTGCGAAGAATCTACCTGGGTGACAAGTTTTCGATGGATTAGAGCTAAGACAAACACACGGTACAACTTCTGTTGTAAGAGCACCCACCATCGTGAGAGGGTGCGCGTGCAAGTGTTCGCGTTAGACTTGCGCAAGAGAGATGAAGGAGTTGTAGACTGTGGCCTGACAGCCCTCCCCTAGCGTGCTGGAACGTGTCGCGAGCGTGGAAGCGGCATATCTAACAAATCTTGTTTACAAGCAATGAGTTACTGAGGACCCTGAGACGTGCTGCTTCAACCCAAGCTGAATTTGAAAGTCTCGCAACGCCAGGTGCTGACGCCCGGGCTGGTGCAGATGGTCAGCGTGTTGGCCCTGAATAAGCTTGAGCTCAAGGAGATGATCAATACCGAGATCGTCGAGAACCCTGTACTTGAGGAGATTGAAGAAGCGGGGGTCTCGCTGGACGAGCGGGCCGGCATGGAGGGCGACCGCGAACGCTCTGCGGAAGAGGTAGCGGCAGAAGGCGAGCGCGCTGAAAAAGATCCCTTCGACGAGATCGATTTTGGCAACTACTTCCAGGAGTATCTCGATCCGGGGTTCCGGACGGCCTCGAACTTCGAGGAGTACGACAAGCCATCATTCGAGAACTTTTTGTCGCAGCCTGGAACGCTGAGTGACCACCTGATCTGGCAGCTTGGCTCGTTGACTCTGGAACCCGAGGTCCGTGCCGCCTGCGAGTTGGTTGTTGGAAATCTGAATGAGAACGGTTACCTGACGGCGACCGACGAGGAGCTTGCCGAGGCGCTGGCCGGTTTGTGGACAGAGTCGCCCGAACCGATTCCGTTCGAGCGAGGTTCACGCCGCGGCATCGAGGCCCAGCCGTCAGAGATCGAAGCGGAACAAAAGGCCGTCTTGCAACTTGCAGCGGCGGCCGCGGCCGATGAAGACCATAAGGAGCTTCTGCGCCTGGTCCGGGAAGGGCGAACGATTGTCAACAACCTCGACCCGGTGGGCGTGGGAGCGCGCGATCTGCGTGAGTGTCTGACCATTCAGATCCAGGCACAGCAGAAAGAGGCGATGCTGGTGCTGGAGCGGCAGCGCGCCAGGGCCGGAAAGAACGGTCACAAAGCGCCGGAGAATGGTAAGGAAAACAAGCGCGGCGACGTCTTCAGCATTGCGTCGTACATCGTTGCCAATTGCCTGTCGCTGTTGCAGAAAAAAGACATGCGCGAGTTGACGCGCTGCTGCGGCCGCGACGCCGAAGAGGTGCAGTCGGCGGTGGAGTTTATCCGCACGCTCGACCCTCGCCCCGGCCAGCGGTACAACCAGGTAGAGACGAGATTGATTGAGCCCGATGTCGCATTCGTCAAACGGGATGACAAGTATGTCGTTCTTGTGAACGAAGAGGACATGCCCGCGCTGCGCCTGAACCACAGCTATCGCCGGATGCTTCAGGAGAAGCAGACCGAAAAAGAGGTCAAGGAGTACGTCAAGGAGCGGTACAAGTCCGCGATCCAGTTGCTGAGAAACATCGAGCAGCGAAAGAACACGATCGTGCGAACCTGCGAGGTGATCGTGCGCAGGCAGACGGATTTTCTGGAGCATGGTGTCGAGGCGCTGAAGCCGATGATGATCAAGGAGGTCGCCGAGGAGATTGGCGTCCATCCTTCGACGGTAAGCCGTGCTGTGGCCAACAAGTATGTCCATACTCCGCAGGGCGTCTACGAGCTGCGGTTCTTCTTCTCCGAGGGAGTGAACGGTCCGGAGGGCGGCGACCTTCCGCTGGTCCTGCTGAAGCGCAAGGTGAAGAAGCTGATTGAAGAGGAAGATCCGCGCAAGCCACTGACAGACGATCATCTGGCGGCAGAGCTGCAACGCCAGGGTATCCAGGTAACTCGCCGCACAGTGGCGAAGTATCGTGAGGACATGCAGATTCCGAGTACCCATCAGCGGCGGGTACGTTAGTTTCTCTCTTGTAAAACATGTCTGGCGGTTCCTCGCTCGATAGCGTGAGCAGGCGTAATATGTCTGCACGAGGTACCCCGATGAACCTGGACTACACCGGAAGACAGACGACGATCACAAAAAAACTGAAGACGCAGACCGAAGCCGGAGTTGAGCGTATCGCGAAGATTATCGGCAACGCGGGAAACGTACATGTAATTCTGACGACCGAAAAATACAGGCACACGGCCGAACTGACGGTGCAGACGCGCAGCCTGAAACTGGTAGCTTCATGCGAAGCCACCGATATGGAGACGGCGTTGCGCGACGCACTCGCCACAATCGAAAAACAGGCGATCAAACACACCAAGAGGAAGACGACGATCAAGCGGAACGCGAAGGATGGCGTTCGGCAGGTTGCCGTTTCGCATGTGGAAGAAGAAGTACCGGTGGCTGTAGGGGCTGAGCTGGTCAAGGCGGCATCCCGCAATGGAGATGCGCGAAAGGCGGTGCCCATGCTGGTGCACTCCTTCCCCTCGCAATCGCCGCTGGCGGAGCCGCACCTGGTTCGCTCCAGGGACGGCGTCGCCATGCGCCCGATGACGCTGGAGGAGGCGGTAAAGGAAGCCGCATTCCGCGACCGCGAGGTCTTTGTCTTTCGCGACCACGGCGGCCAGGCGATGGTGTTGCATCGCAAGCGCGACGGCAAGATGGAGCTGATCGAAGTTCCTTGAGACGGGTTTGCGTTGCGCAGCCATTCTGTATGAGTGGCTGCGTGACGCGAAGGTCGCAAGCCTTCCTTGACGCGAGGATGCTAGGATTCCAGTCATGCCACGCAAGAGCGCGAAGAAGGCAGCAGAGAATGTAGCCAGGTCCGATGCCGCAAAGGCTGGCGTCAAGACCAAGGGCGCGGAACAGAATAAAAAAGGCGAACTGGTCATTCTGACCGGTCTGTCAGGGTCAGGTAAGCTCTCGGCGCTGAAGACGTTTGAAGACCTGGGATTCTATTCGGTCGACAACCTGCCGCTGGAGCTCGTGCCTCGGTTTGCGGATCTTGTGCGCCAGTCGGCGGAGATTGAACGTGCTGCGCTGGTCGTCGATGTGCGCGAGGGAATGCGGCTGGATGAGTTCCCGGCGATCCTGAAGAAGGTTCGCAAAGTGCTGCCGACGCGGGTGCTCTACCTCGAAGCGAGTGACGAGGCGTTGATCCGCCGGTTTTCCGAGACGAGGCGACCGCATCCCATGGGACGGTCGGACACCGTGGTGAAGTCAATACGCGCGGAGCGGAAGCGCCTGGACCCGATCCGCAATGTTGCCGACATTGTGCTGGATACGACGAAGTTCACGGTGCATGACCTGCGAGCGCACATCGGCGCCCAGTTCGAGCGCGACGCCAGCGACCGCAATCTCACGATCTCCTCGAATAGCTTTGGCTTCAAGAATGGAGTGCCGACTGAGGCCGATCTGGTCTTCGATGTGCGTTTTCTCCCGAATCCGCACTTTGTGCCTGAGTTCCGCAAGCTCACCGGGAAACATCCAAAGGTTGCCAAGTATGTGCGCGACTTTCCGCAGGCGGCCGAGTTTCTGGATAAGACAACGGAGATGCTCAAGTTCCTGCTGCCGCACTACATCAAGGAGGGCAAGAGCTACCTGACGGTCGCCTTTGGGTGTACCGGAGGACAGCACCGGTCGGTGTTTATTGCAGAAGAGATGAAAAAACGGCTGGCTGCGGCAGGGTATCGCGTGAAGACATCGCATCGCGACATGCCGCGATGATCGCGCCCGCGCAATAGAATAGAGAGATGGCCTGCATGAACAAGATCGGGAGAGTGGCGGCTTGAGGCGCATCTGGCGATTGCTGCTCTATGTGCGGCCGTACTCGCTGTACGTGCTTGCTTCTGTGCTGTTGATGGCAATGGTCGGCGCGATGTCTGCGCTGCGCGTGTTGCTGGTCAAGCCCATCTTCGACAACGTGCTGCGCCCCGATGCGGTGACGCACAGCGTCCTCGTCTATGAGATTCCGCGGGTTGGATGGCGGTTGAACCTACACTTTCTAGTGCCCAGCCACTTCCAGAATGCGTGGACAGTGGTGGCGTATGCTCTGATCGTCTCCGCTCTCGTGAAGTCGGTGTGTGACTATCTTGGGACCTATCTCGTGAATTATGCCGGCTTCGGCATGATCACCGATCTTCGCAACGACCTGTATAACGCTGTGTTGCGTCGATCGGTAGCGTTCTTTCAGAAGCACACAACAGGAACCTTGCTCTCGACATTGATCAACGACATCGAGAAAGTGCAGTTTGCGATGTCGACGGTATTGAGCGAGTTTTTGCAGCAGTTGTTCACCTTGCTGTTCACCATCGGCGTCGTCATCCTGGTTGGCGGCAAGATGGCATGGGTGCTGTTGCTTTTCGTCCCGATTGTGATCTCGTCGGCACGGCGCATCGGCAAACGGGTGCGTCAGACAACGCGCAAAGGACAGGACAAGCTGGCCGAGATACAGAACATCCTGCACGAGACCATTACGGGCAACCGCATCGTGAAGGCCTTCGGTATGGAGTTGTGGGAGATGAACCGCTTCCGCAGGGCTGCACGAAGACTCTTCCGCGCGAACCTGAAATCGGTAAGCGTGCAGGCGATCAGCTCGCCGCTGATGGACGCGCTGGGATCGGTGGGGATTGCCGGACTCCTGCTCTTCGGGCGGACGAGGATTCAGAACGGCGGAATGACAGCGGGATCGTTTGTGACGTTCCTGATTGCGGTCTTCACGCTGTACGATCCGGTGCGCAAGTTCGCGCTCTTTTATAACAGCTTCCAACAGGCACTGGGAGCAAGCGAAGACATCTTCAAGTTCATGGACGCGCAGGATGATGTTCGAGAGAAGCGTCGCGCGCATGTGCTCAAGGGATTCAGCAAGGGCATTGCGTTCGAGCAGGTTGCATTCGCTTACGCCGACGACAATGGCGAAACGACAGAGGTGCTGCACGATATCAACCTCGATGTGAAGCCCGGTGAAGTGATTGCCTTCGTGGGGCCGAGCGGTGCGGGCAAATCGTCGCTCGTAAATTTGATTCCGCGCTTCTTCGACGTCAGCGCAGGCAAGATCACCATCGATGGCTACGACCTGCGCGATGTCACGATTGCTTCGTTGCGCGAGCAGATCGGCAAGGTGACGCAGGAGACGGTGCTGTTCAACGACACGGTGCGCAACAACATCGCCTATGGACAGCCGGATGTTCCACTGAGCAAGGTGGAGGAGGCGGCGCGCATGGCCCTGGCGCACGACTTCATCATGAAGATGCCGGACGGCTACAACACGAAGGTCGGCGAGAAGGGCGTGCGGCTGAGTGGCGGCGAACGGCAGCGGCTGGCGATCGCGCGCGCCATCCTGAAGAATGCGCCGATCCTGATACTGGATGAGGCGACCAGCGCGCTCGACACCGAGAGCGAACAGTTTGTGCAGGCGGCGCTGGCCAACCTGATGCAGGGGCGCACGGTCTTTGTGATTGCGCACAGGCTCTCGACAGTGCGCAAGGCAACGAAGATCTGCGTGCTGGAACGCGGCCGCATCACCGAGACGGGGACACACGATGAACTGATGCTTCGTTCGGGAACCTACCGCAGACTCTACGATCTGCAGTTCGGCGACGAAGGTCTTGCCGTTGCGGGGCAGGCTGTGTTGCAGCCTGTGGAACCGGAGGGATTTGCTTGAGCGTGATCTATTCGATGACCGGCTTTGCCAGCGCGCGAAGCTCTGCGGATGCGAAACCAGGGTTTTCAATCGCCATCAAGAGCGTCAACCATCGCTTTCTCGATCTGCACATGCGGCTGCCTTCGTACTGCGACGCGCTGGAGATGCAGGTGCGCCGGTTGCTGAAAGAGACGTTGAAGCGCGGACACATTGAAGTCACGCTGCAGGTGGACAGAAAGGCCGGCGGGCAGATTGAATTGAACTCCGAGCTGCTCGGCGCCTATGTTGAGGCCTTTCGCGAGGCCGCTGCAACTTACGGCCTGGAGAATCAACCGGACCTGAACTCGCTTCTGCGGATTCCCGGCGTCATGACGGCGGAGACGCCTACCGGGGTTGAAGGCAATGCAGAACTTGATGCCGCGGTGATGGCAGCAATGCCTGCGCTGATTGAGAGACTCAATGACGTTCGAGCGCAGGAGGGCACGGCGCTGGCTGCGGAGCTGAGGTCGTCAATGGCCAGGCTGCGAGGCTTTGCCGATGAGATGGCGCAGCTCCGCAACGGCGTTCGCGTGGCTCAGGTTGAGCGCCTGAAGACCAGGCTGGCGGAGCTGACCGGCGGCGCCGGAGTCAGCGAGGAGAGAGTGCTTGCCGAGGCCGCGGTGCTTGCGGAGAAGAGCGACGTTGAAGAAGAGATTGTGCGTTTGAGGACGCATATCGACCGCTTCAACACGATGTTGGACGAGGGCGGCGAACTGGGCAAGCGGCTGGATTTTCTATTGCAGGAGCTGAACCGGGAAGCCAACACGATGCTCTCGAAGACCGGCTCAGCAGCAGGCGACAACAGTTTGCGCATCACCGAGCTGGGGTTGGAGATCAAAGCCGAGATCGAAAAGGTGCGTGAGCAGGTTCAGAACATCGAGTAGGTTGCAGTTACACTGAGAGCATTCAGACAGGCTGGTTGCTGGGAGCAGATGGCGGGAATACTGTTTATCATCTCGGCCCCTTCGGGGTCGGGCAAATCGACGCTGGTGAGCGAGCTCAGAAGGCTCGTCGAAGGGCTGGACTTCTCGATCTCGTACACGACGCGGGCGCCGCGCGGTTCGGAAGAGAATGGCCGCGAGTACTACTTCACAACCCGCGAAGAGTTTGAGCGCATGGTGGCCGCGGGAGACTTTCTGGAGTGGGCGGAGGTCTTCGGCAACTATTACGGCACCGCCGTCTCCGCCTTGCAACATGCGAAGGACCTGGGCAAGGACCTGCTGCTCGACATCGATGTGCAGGGCGCGGTGCAGATGATGCAGAAGATGCCCGAGGCGGTATCCATCTTCATCCTGCCTCCGAGCCCGCAGGTGTTGGAGAAGCGCCTGCGCAATCGCAGCGCGGCCGAGAACATGACCTCCGAGGCGATCATCGAAAAGCGCCTGACGGGCGCGAAGGGCGAGATCAGGAAGGTGTGGGACTACAAGTACGCGCTGGTCAATGATGTGCTCGAAGAGGCTGTCGCGGAGATGCGCGCAATTGTGCTGTACGAGCGCGGCGTTCAGGACGGAGTGGAAGAGCTGGCAAAGGGATGCCGGACCGACACCGCCTCGCCTAAGCTGAAGGCCGTTCTTGATGCCTTCGGCGGATAGTTCCGCAGCGCCAAAACGGTACTTGATCGGCGACTTCCCCAGAACCTGAATGACGCAGTATAAAGGTCGCATCCATATGCAGACTTTTTTTCTACGCTCTCTTTACCTCATTACGTTAGCGGTGACTGGAATTGTTCATGCGCAAAGTGCGTCGGAGGTTGATCCGATGCTGGGCGCGGACAAAGGCGGCAATGTCTTTGTCGGGCCGACGCTGCCCTATGGCATGGCGAAGCCGGGCCCGGACTACGGCGACAACCAGGCAAACTCGGGATGGGAGGCGAGCGGCAACCTGAACGGCTTCTCGCAATTGCACGTCTCGGGCACAGGAGGCGGGGCGAAGTACGGCAACATCCTGGTGCAGCCAATGATGGACGCGGCCGATCCTGCGCATAGCTCGGCTACTCGTGAAGACGAGCACGCTGAGGTGGGATACTACTCGGTCAAACTTGGCGGGTCAGGGATTCACGCGGAGGTAACGACGGCGCGACGTACTCCTGTCTATCGCTTCACGTATCCGGCGAGCGGTCAACGAACGCTCCTCGTCGATGTTGGCCATCTGCTCATGAAGTTGCACGACTCTCCGCATCGCTATCCCGAGGGACAGGTGGTTTATTCCACCGATGTCGAGGTGTTGTCGCCCACGGAGATCGCCGGAGAGCAGGCATCGGTGATGGGCTGGAACATCCAGACCACGCCGATGCGCGTGTACTTTTATCTCGTGACCGACACGCCTGCCGTAGCGAGCGGGACGTGGGAGGACGGCAAGCCGGTGAAGGCAGGAGCGAAGACTGCGAGCTACAAGATGCCCTTCACGATGAAGACGCTGCCCGAGCCTCCTGCGCCGATTGTCAGTACCGGAGCCTATCTGACGTTTGCCGCGAGCGCAAAGCCGGTGATGGTGAAGGTTGGCGTCTCGTTCGTCTCGGTTGCGCAAGCGAAGAAGAATGCAATGACCGAGGTCGCGGGGTTCGACTTCGACAGCACGCGCAAGGCCGCGGTTGCGGCATGGAACAAGGAGCTTTCGACAGTGAAGATTGCGGGAGGCACCGCGAGCGAGCGCCAGCAGTTCGCCACCGGGCTTTACCACTCGATGCTGATGCCGGTCGATCGCACGGGCGAGAACCCGCTATGGCAGAGCGCGACGCCGTACTATGACGACTTCTACTGTATCTGGGACACCTTCCGGTCTTCTACGCCGCTGTTGACGCTGCTGCACCAGGACCGCGTGACGGCGATCCTGCAATCGCTGCTGGAGATTCAAGACCATGATGGGTTCTTCCTCGATGGCCGATCAGGCAACTTTGCAGGACGCACGCAAGGCGGCTCCGACGCGGAGATGATGTTCACCGATGCGTTCGTCAAGCACCTTCCGGGGCTCGACTGGGAGCGCGTCTATCGCGCGATGGTGCACGACGCAGACGTAGAGTCGACGGCCTCGATTCGCTTCGGGCGGGGAGATCTGGATGATTGGAAGAAGCTCGGGTATCTCTCGATTGAACACTCCGACCCGGCGGGCGGACCCGACCGGCCGGGTTCGCGGTCGATGGAGTACGCTGCGAACGACTACGCGGTTGCGCTGCTGGCGAAAGGCTTGAATCACGATGCCGACGCGAAGAAGTTCATGGCGCGCGCGGAGAACTGGAAGAGGCTCTGGTATGCCGACGCCGTCGACCACACCGAGGGCGGCGACGTGAAAGGGTTTATCTGGATGCGTCACGCGGATGGGCGATGGAAGGAGAACTTCGATCCGCACCTGGTCGGCACCTGGTATCAGGACAATTTTTACGAGGCGTCGACGTGGACGTACTCGCTCTACGTTCCGCAGGACGTTCGCGGGCTGATCAAGATGGCCGGAGGTCCGGCGGAGTTCAAGAAGCGCCTCGATCTCTTCTTTGCCACTGGAGAACAGGGGCGCTATCGCTACGACGTTGGCAACGAGCCGGGCTTCCTCTCGCCGTATCTCTACAACTGGATCGGAGAGCAGAGCAGCTCGGCGAAGACGATTCGCGCGATTCTGCCGGCCAGTTATCACACCGGCACCGATGGCCTGCCGGGGAATGACGACTCCGGTGCGATGGGGTCGTTTCTGGTCTTCAACCAGATGGGCTTCTTTCCGGTCGCTGCGCAGGACGTTTATCTGATTGGCTCGCCCACGTTTCCGCGTTCATCCATCACGCTGGCAAACGGAAAGAAGTTTTCTGTCGTCGCGGAGAACACCTCTCCTGAGAACGTCTACATCGCAAAGGCGATGTGGAACGGCAAGCCATATACGCGCTCGTGGTTTACCCACGAGCAGCTAATGGCGGGAGGAGAACTGCGGCTGACGATGACCGATAAGCCCACGCACTGGGACACGGGCACGGCTCCTCCTTCCATGTCGGACAGATAGAGCCGGGAAGCGGCTTTGCCAGACGAAGAATGTTCTGGTAAACAATTGACCAGATATCCACAGATTTTTTCGGTGGAGTTTCGTGAGGCTGAGATAGATTCAGACGCAAAGGGAGGACACACGCATGTCGAGCGAGAGTGCATTCCACAATAAGTACAGCCTGGTAAAGGGCGCGGCGCGGCGAGCACGGCAACTGCAATCCGGTGCGCCGCCGCTGATTACGGCAAAGTCGATGAAGGCTTGCCGCGTGGCCCAGGACGAGATCAGGCAGGGCCAGGTAAAGTACGTGCTCCCGAATGCGCCTGTAGCCTCCGAACCACAGTCACACTAGCTCGCGCTGCAAGGGCTGTAGTCTCCGCGATAGCATAGAGCCATGGCAGGAGAAGCAGAAGAGCAGCTGCGCGCGTACGTGGAATATCTCCGCGACCTGGGCGTGTACGATTTTTACCGCCGGGGTGCGCCGGTTGCTGTGATCGCAGAGGAGCCTGTGTGGCAGGCTTCGGCCGTCGCTGAGGCCGCGGCGCTACAAGAGCGCCCCGCCGCTCCGCCTCCGGCTGACCCTCAGAAGCCTGAACCTGCAACCCCTGCTGCGATGCCGGCGCATCTTGCCGAACAACCCCTGGAGTCATCCATTCCGAAGCTGATCAGTTTCAACGACCTTGCACCCTTGCCTACGGAGCGACTGGCGGCTGCAGACAAGCCTGCGGCCCTCAAGACGATCCAGGAAGAGATTGGCGACTGCACGCGGTGCCCGCTGGCCTATGCAGGCAGGCACAAGATCGTCTTTGCTGACGGCGACCCGAGCGCGCGGTTGATGTTTGTGGGCGAAGGTCCCGGCGCGGATGAAGACGAGCAGGGGCTGCCGTTCGTGGGCAAAGCCGGACAATTGCTGAACAACATGATTACCGCGATGGGCGTGAAGCGGGAACAGGTCTACATTGCGAACATCGTGAAGTGCAGGCCGCCTGCGAATCGCACCCCGGAGCCAGTTGAGGCGACGACCTGCTCGCAGTTTCTGCTGAAGCAGATCGACATAGTGCAGCCGGAGGTCATTGTTGCTCTGGGTGCAACGGCAGCCACCTACCTGCTTGGAGTGAAGCAGTCGCTTGCGGGACTGCGTGGTCGCTGGCATAGCTGTCGCGGGGCCAAGCTGGCTGTCACGTACCATCCCGCATTTCTGCTGCGCGACCCAAGGCAGAAGGTTGAGGCGTGGAAGGACCTGCAGATGGTGATGAAAGAGATGGGGTTGAAGGCTCCGGCGAAAGCGTAGAGCGGCTGTCATCGTGGCGAATCACTATGGCGGTGGGATGCGGACTGTGTTTGCGCGGCAGGAGCGGATGGGGCCGCACTGCGTGGGCGTCAGTTTCTTGTCGAGGCAGACCTCGACGGCTGTGAGGTAGTTGTTGCCGCAGGAGAGTGCGAGCGAGGTGCTGGGTATATCTGGATTCGTCGATGTGAAGAGACCGAGAATCTGCGCAGGTGGCAATGATATCTGGTGGTCGAGCTGCGTGAGCGTTGGTGGAATCCTGACCGATTGCATGGCCTTGCGGGCGGCGGTGAAGAAGGCGTCGGGCGAGAGGCCGGAGCAGGTGCCGTGTGTCTTCCACTCGTGCTGGAGCAGGCCGGGGTCAGGGTAGATGTCGCTGTATTTGGATGGGTCGGCGGGCCCGGGAGCGTTGGAGCAGTTCTGCGGATAGCTTCCATCGGTATTCTGCGGCCACAGACCGTGGAGGACGAAGGCGAGGTGCTGCGCGCACTCGGGCTTGTCGGCGTGGCTGTGGCAGAACTCCGGAGACCAGGAGAGATTGAGCAGGTAGTAGTCGAACGCCTGCGGAGCCGTCGGAGTGGACTGCGCCAGAGCTTCGTCCGCGCGTGCCGGCCTGGGTTCGGGCGTGGGAGCGGGGCGCGGGTTACACGCAGCGGTCGTCAGCAGAAGTGCTGCGAGAAGAAGCGAGAGGCAAGCGGCGGCGGTCTTCTTCATGGTGAGGAGAGCATAGCAGGGAGAGATAGATAGCGGCACAGTGGCGGGAGATGCCCGCGTTGTGTTTCACTTTCTGGCATGGCCAACGTACAGACTCGCCGCAACTTTCTGCTGACGGCACCGCTTGCCGCCGCAGTCGCCTCCCCTCTTACCTCTTCAGCAGCTACGCTGCTACACGCAACCGCCGGAGCGTTGGCAGGCCAGGGAGGCGGTGCGGCTGCCTTTGAATTCTTTCCGGCGGCTGAAATTGCCGCAGTCGTAAAGGATGTGCAGGCCTCGCACGGCACAAAGAACCTGATGACCTCGAAGACGACCGCCATGGCGTTCACGATCAACGAGGAGACCGACAAGGTTGCCAAGGAGTTCGAGTACCACGCACATCGCGACCACGTCTTCCAGGTGCTCTACGGGGAGACTGAGTATCAGCTAGGCGGAACGCCGAAGAACGCGCGCGAGACGAAACCTGGCGAGTGGCTGGCTCCCGAGTCGGAGGGCTTTACGAGCGTGAAGCTGAAGCAGGGTGACTATCTCTCGGTTCCGCGCATGACGCCGCACAAACGAATTACGACAGGGAGTGTAACGTTGCTTCTGATTGCGGCGACCTCGTAGAAACATTTAAATTTCAAGGCGAAGAGCGGCCCTCTGATCAGTGGGCCGCTTCTGTCTTTGTACCGGTTGATTGCAACTTTGCGAGTGCGGATTTGGTATCGCCGCGCGTGGGTTCAAGTTCGAGTGCGCGCTGGTAATTTTTGATCGCTAGGTCTGTCTTGCCGGTTTCGGCATAAGTATCGCCCAGGTTGTTATAGGCATTGTCAGAGTTGGGATGCAGCTCGATACAGCGGTTGAAGACGGCGATTGCGTCGTCATATTTTTTCTGCTTTAGCAGAAAGTAGCCGGCGGAGTTGATGGTCTCTTCAGCGATGGCATTGCTTTTGAGCTGTGGCGCGTAGGTTGTGAGAGTTTGCGCCCCGCTGTGGACGGTGTTGTGGATGAAGCGGACATTTAGTGAGTCGTAGGTATCGTATTTGATCCACGCGAATGCAGGATGATCGCCGCCAAGGGCATCGTGCACAATAGCTGGCGCGATGGAGAGACCGTTGGAGCTGTTGGCGAAGAAGACGACGGCGTTGCGGCGTTTGAGGTCGACGGAGACGAAGGCTTTGAAGGCTCCGTTGTCGCCCCAGTGCCACAGGTACTTGCCGGTGGTGGCCTGTTCGATCCCCCAGCCTAGTCCCCAGAAGAGATTTGTGGAGAGCTTTGCCGGCGCGTGGTCGGTGCAGTTGGTGCAGGTGGGATCAA
This genomic interval from Acidobacteriota bacterium contains the following:
- a CDS encoding uracil-DNA glycosylase — protein: MAGEAEEQLRAYVEYLRDLGVYDFYRRGAPVAVIAEEPVWQASAVAEAAALQERPAAPPPADPQKPEPATPAAMPAHLAEQPLESSIPKLISFNDLAPLPTERLAAADKPAALKTIQEEIGDCTRCPLAYAGRHKIVFADGDPSARLMFVGEGPGADEDEQGLPFVGKAGQLLNNMITAMGVKREQVYIANIVKCRPPANRTPEPVEATTCSQFLLKQIDIVQPEVIVALGATAATYLLGVKQSLAGLRGRWHSCRGAKLAVTYHPAFLLRDPRQKVEAWKDLQMVMKEMGLKAPAKA
- the rpoZ gene encoding DNA-directed RNA polymerase subunit omega, producing MSSESAFHNKYSLVKGAARRARQLQSGAPPLITAKSMKACRVAQDEIRQGQVKYVLPNAPVASEPQSH
- a CDS encoding ribonuclease T2: MKKTAAACLSLLLAALLLTTAACNPRPAPTPEPRPARADEALAQSTPTAPQAFDYYLLNLSWSPEFCHSHADKPECAQHLAFVLHGLWPQNTDGSYPQNCSNAPGPADPSKYSDIYPDPGLLQHEWKTHGTCSGLSPDAFFTAARKAMQSVRIPPTLTQLDHQISLPPAQILGLFTSTNPDIPSTSLALSCGNNYLTAVEVCLDKKLTPTQCGPIRSCRANTVRIPPP
- a CDS encoding GH92 family glycosyl hydrolase codes for the protein MQTFFLRSLYLITLAVTGIVHAQSASEVDPMLGADKGGNVFVGPTLPYGMAKPGPDYGDNQANSGWEASGNLNGFSQLHVSGTGGGAKYGNILVQPMMDAADPAHSSATREDEHAEVGYYSVKLGGSGIHAEVTTARRTPVYRFTYPASGQRTLLVDVGHLLMKLHDSPHRYPEGQVVYSTDVEVLSPTEIAGEQASVMGWNIQTTPMRVYFYLVTDTPAVASGTWEDGKPVKAGAKTASYKMPFTMKTLPEPPAPIVSTGAYLTFAASAKPVMVKVGVSFVSVAQAKKNAMTEVAGFDFDSTRKAAVAAWNKELSTVKIAGGTASERQQFATGLYHSMLMPVDRTGENPLWQSATPYYDDFYCIWDTFRSSTPLLTLLHQDRVTAILQSLLEIQDHDGFFLDGRSGNFAGRTQGGSDAEMMFTDAFVKHLPGLDWERVYRAMVHDADVESTASIRFGRGDLDDWKKLGYLSIEHSDPAGGPDRPGSRSMEYAANDYAVALLAKGLNHDADAKKFMARAENWKRLWYADAVDHTEGGDVKGFIWMRHADGRWKENFDPHLVGTWYQDNFYEASTWTYSLYVPQDVRGLIKMAGGPAEFKKRLDLFFATGEQGRYRYDVGNEPGFLSPYLYNWIGEQSSSAKTIRAILPASYHTGTDGLPGNDDSGAMGSFLVFNQMGFFPVAAQDVYLIGSPTFPRSSITLANGKKFSVVAENTSPENVYIAKAMWNGKPYTRSWFTHEQLMAGGELRLTMTDKPTHWDTGTAPPSMSDR
- the gmk gene encoding guanylate kinase, coding for MAGILFIISAPSGSGKSTLVSELRRLVEGLDFSISYTTRAPRGSEENGREYYFTTREEFERMVAAGDFLEWAEVFGNYYGTAVSALQHAKDLGKDLLLDIDVQGAVQMMQKMPEAVSIFILPPSPQVLEKRLRNRSAAENMTSEAIIEKRLTGAKGEIRKVWDYKYALVNDVLEEAVAEMRAIVLYERGVQDGVEELAKGCRTDTASPKLKAVLDAFGG